One part of the Bdellovibrio sp. KM01 genome encodes these proteins:
- a CDS encoding trypsin-like serine protease: MKKLVLIPLLALAACTKNNPEVANIGDAKKAAIINGYDVSDNEAYAASTVGLVAQTREGSLAAYCTGTLISHDLVVTAAHCAEVFERAPTKILFGATLPSDWNDPRLVEIEEAISHRDFGMNERTQRTINDVAVVKLLGGAPQGYIPVPIWDEGHALKPGHAMTLVGWGRMSETKTIKTTVLQKTEVEFVQIRDLDIVVDQTRGSGACNGDSGGPAYIETSMGLILAGATRGPETGYVDCHNYGNYTLLVNYKDFLNYAAETMQGDYPQFVSP, translated from the coding sequence ATGAAGAAACTAGTTTTAATTCCGCTGCTCGCACTTGCAGCCTGCACAAAGAATAATCCAGAAGTTGCAAACATCGGTGATGCGAAAAAAGCCGCTATTATCAATGGTTATGATGTTTCAGATAATGAAGCCTATGCAGCTTCAACAGTAGGACTGGTCGCGCAAACTCGCGAAGGCAGTCTTGCGGCTTATTGCACGGGCACTTTGATTTCTCATGATTTAGTTGTTACAGCGGCTCATTGTGCTGAGGTCTTCGAAAGAGCTCCGACGAAAATTCTGTTTGGTGCGACTCTTCCTTCCGATTGGAATGATCCACGTTTGGTAGAAATTGAAGAAGCCATCAGTCACCGTGATTTCGGTATGAATGAACGCACTCAGCGTACGATTAATGACGTTGCTGTGGTGAAATTGTTGGGTGGAGCTCCTCAAGGTTATATTCCAGTTCCTATTTGGGACGAGGGACATGCATTGAAACCAGGTCATGCCATGACATTGGTTGGCTGGGGTCGCATGTCTGAAACGAAAACTATTAAGACGACGGTTTTGCAGAAAACAGAAGTTGAATTCGTACAAATCCGTGACCTTGATATTGTTGTCGATCAAACGCGTGGCTCAGGCGCATGTAACGGGGATTCTGGCGGTCCTGCATACATCGAAACATCGATGGGGTTGATCCTGGCTGGTGCGACTCGTGGCCCCGAGACGGGATATGTTGATTGCCATAACTACGGCAATTATACACTCCTTGTTAACTATAAAGACTTCTTGAATTATGCAGCTGAAACAATGCAAGGTGATTATCCGCAATTTGTAAGCCCTTAG
- a CDS encoding trypsin-like serine protease: MRSLSLIIALILTAACSRQAPHLYSSAQIHSQDSIIGGEAVKSSDFARSATVAIYTTSRRGLEFLCTGTLISNNLVVTAAHCMQSVYTIVYVSFGEELPKSTLSMIRVEEFISHPDYGNVQKPGEDTELYWTTEHDLALLKLNTNAPMGFSPIAIHGDTDKIPLKSKLLLAGFGTTNDEKGTAALSMNQVEVTLDSLVDDYLVIDQTQYKGACFGDSGGPAYLQTAQGWVVVGATHAARPGYFDCHHKSDYTSLSKYSAFIQSMADELRAEAPVFVTPVETLKRPVRPPIAIQ, from the coding sequence TTGAGATCATTATCGTTAATTATAGCGTTGATCCTGACAGCAGCTTGTTCCAGACAAGCTCCTCATCTCTATTCCTCTGCACAGATCCACTCTCAAGATTCAATTATTGGTGGCGAAGCTGTGAAGTCCTCGGACTTCGCACGTTCGGCAACTGTGGCCATATATACAACAAGCCGTCGCGGTTTGGAATTTCTCTGCACTGGCACTTTGATTTCTAACAATCTGGTGGTGACAGCGGCTCATTGTATGCAGTCGGTTTATACGATCGTGTATGTGAGTTTTGGAGAAGAACTTCCTAAATCCACTTTGTCGATGATTCGTGTCGAAGAGTTTATTTCTCATCCTGATTACGGGAATGTTCAAAAACCCGGAGAGGACACGGAACTTTACTGGACGACGGAGCACGATCTTGCGCTTTTAAAATTAAATACGAATGCGCCGATGGGCTTCTCTCCCATAGCCATCCATGGGGACACGGATAAAATTCCTTTGAAAAGTAAATTGCTCCTGGCGGGATTTGGAACGACCAATGATGAAAAGGGCACTGCGGCTCTTTCAATGAATCAAGTCGAAGTGACTCTGGATTCGTTAGTCGACGATTATTTGGTTATAGATCAAACTCAGTATAAGGGTGCTTGTTTCGGTGACTCGGGTGGCCCTGCGTATTTGCAAACGGCACAAGGGTGGGTAGTTGTTGGAGCGACTCATGCAGCACGCCCAGGTTACTTTGATTGCCATCACAAAAGTGATTACACCAGTCTTTCTAAATACAGCGCCTTTATTCAAAGTATGGCTGACGAATTACGGGCAGAAGCCCCCGTTTTTGTGACGCCTGTTGAGACATTAAAACGTCCAGTGCGTCCGCCGATCGCGATCCAGTAA
- a CDS encoding rhomboid family intramembrane serine protease, whose amino-acid sequence MFIFILIFSGAGSDLSNNRLFDLEGMTLTGRLYYQHLQNLPPETLAETPQWVQQVSTSSSEQLAILGAYALRDSQFLKDGELRNYKGDQVQIATWKEDFKKFRTDYKKQLLFRFGLSSVEKGPLSWVTYQFSHSNWMHLFSNLLFLVVMGAAVEGLAGSAALLVVYLIGGFAGGLGFLLSQGQGVVPMVGASASVSALLAFYCVAQAKARVRYVYFISPLPEHYGAIFLPTLLIIPLFLITDLANLWSAPEGLGTGVAYAAHLGGSLFGILGGFAYRQGVLSRGSSLTQP is encoded by the coding sequence GTGTTCATTTTTATTTTGATCTTTAGTGGCGCAGGTAGTGACCTTTCCAACAATCGCCTTTTTGATTTAGAAGGGATGACCCTGACGGGCCGTCTTTATTATCAACACCTGCAAAATCTGCCTCCAGAAACCTTGGCTGAAACTCCGCAGTGGGTGCAGCAGGTAAGTACTTCTAGCAGCGAACAGCTGGCGATTTTAGGGGCCTATGCCCTTCGCGACTCCCAGTTTCTAAAGGACGGGGAGCTTCGCAATTACAAAGGTGATCAAGTGCAGATCGCAACTTGGAAAGAAGACTTTAAAAAATTCCGCACCGATTATAAAAAGCAGCTGCTATTTCGCTTTGGTTTAAGCTCTGTTGAAAAAGGTCCTCTGTCGTGGGTGACCTATCAATTTTCGCATTCCAATTGGATGCACTTGTTTTCTAACTTGCTGTTCCTGGTAGTGATGGGAGCTGCGGTTGAAGGCTTGGCAGGAAGTGCTGCGCTTTTGGTGGTGTATCTGATTGGGGGCTTTGCAGGTGGCTTGGGCTTCTTGCTGTCTCAAGGGCAAGGGGTTGTTCCGATGGTGGGGGCCAGTGCCTCTGTGAGTGCGCTGCTGGCGTTTTACTGTGTGGCTCAGGCCAAGGCTCGTGTTCGTTATGTGTACTTTATCTCGCCTTTGCCAGAGCATTATGGTGCGATTTTTTTACCGACCCTTTTGATTATCCCTCTCTTTTTAATTACTGATCTGGCTAATCTTTGGTCAGCTCCGGAAGGTTTAGGAACGGGGGTGGCTTACGCGGCCCATTTGGGCGGCAGTCTTTTCGGTATCTTAGGTGGCTTTGCCTATCGACAAGGAGTCCTTTCAAGGGGCTCTTCCTTAACACAACCCTGA
- a CDS encoding trypsin-like serine protease → MWMLLPLVALVACSNKNSGPSPAVHGEKIINGQTAAFDGDLSRSTVALVMVDADRTKSFCTGTLVSKDLVVTAAHCVDPLLSGYQVQVSFGSETYSSKNEGELREIERAYTYDMVYPPHGMTDAMRSINELKDVALIKLVTQAPKWAVPVPILGSESSLAADQELLIAGFGRTQEDQPAMSKFLQWTNVNIVKVEDRRIEVDQTKGTGACWGDSGGPAYLRTDKGLVVVGATSGAAYGDQDCHHNVVYASLPGFRDFLEKVAKVLGGEALVFTE, encoded by the coding sequence ATGTGGATGCTGCTTCCTCTTGTTGCATTGGTGGCCTGTTCGAATAAGAACTCAGGTCCTTCGCCGGCTGTGCATGGGGAGAAGATCATCAATGGACAGACAGCAGCGTTCGACGGGGATCTGTCGCGATCGACTGTGGCGTTGGTGATGGTTGATGCGGATCGCACGAAGTCTTTTTGTACGGGTACGTTGGTTTCTAAGGACCTGGTTGTGACGGCAGCTCACTGTGTGGATCCCTTGCTGTCGGGATATCAAGTTCAAGTATCTTTTGGATCTGAAACTTATTCTTCCAAAAATGAAGGTGAGCTTAGGGAGATCGAAAGAGCTTATACGTATGACATGGTTTATCCGCCGCATGGGATGACCGATGCCATGCGCTCTATTAATGAATTAAAAGACGTGGCTTTGATTAAACTTGTGACTCAGGCGCCAAAGTGGGCGGTTCCTGTTCCTATATTGGGATCAGAGTCTTCGTTGGCTGCGGATCAGGAATTGTTGATCGCGGGGTTTGGTCGTACACAAGAGGACCAACCAGCGATGTCTAAATTTTTGCAATGGACAAACGTGAATATAGTGAAAGTTGAAGATCGTCGTATTGAAGTGGATCAAACCAAAGGCACAGGAGCTTGTTGGGGAGATTCCGGTGGGCCGGCTTATTTAAGAACGGATAAAGGCTTGGTTGTTGTGGGTGCCACCAGTGGTGCCGCCTACGGTGATCAGGATTGCCATCATAATGTGGTGTATGCTTCTCTTCCGGGGTTTCGTGATTTCTTGGAGAAAGTTGCGAAAGTTCTGGGTGGCGAAGCTTTGGTATTTACGGAATAA
- a CDS encoding transposase, whose amino-acid sequence MQSTQAHGGTLFKKARYRCRRPLSTTKPLHVVLRSSQAKGSLSFRKFKNWKQVEYLCRQFARKYKIKIEAFANGGNHLHLTLRLHSKDSYTPFIRSLTGAIALKFTGANRHQKNAQKFWDFRPFTAVLEKAKQVLKNYVSLDLLRDLQVIPRIGILTHQEWPPPPQ is encoded by the coding sequence TTGCAATCGACTCAAGCCCACGGCGGCACGCTGTTTAAAAAAGCGCGTTATCGTTGCCGTCGACCTTTGAGCACCACAAAACCACTTCACGTGGTTCTGCGATCAAGCCAAGCCAAGGGTTCACTCAGTTTTCGAAAGTTTAAAAACTGGAAGCAGGTCGAATATCTGTGCCGACAATTCGCCCGAAAATATAAAATTAAAATCGAAGCCTTCGCGAACGGCGGCAATCACCTGCACCTCACCCTCCGGCTGCACAGCAAGGACAGCTACACCCCATTCATCAGATCCCTGACCGGAGCTATCGCGCTTAAATTTACCGGCGCAAACAGACATCAAAAGAACGCACAAAAATTCTGGGACTTCCGCCCCTTCACCGCCGTGCTCGAAAAAGCCAAGCAAGTACTGAAAAATTATGTATCGCTGGATTTACTAAGAGATCTGCAAGTCATCCCCAGAATCGGGATCCTAACCCACCAAGAATGGCCCCCGCCGCCCCAATAA
- a CDS encoding RDD family protein, with protein sequence MLFPDLSAPEINNSKQFKQEPAIAFVMDRFLAFVLDFLIFSPVISLLVSGLVRQAKTFFLLNSRSEEGIVAALLIMAVSAVAVILLQAAFLYLIQATPGQFFLQMRVVSYPQQQTRLTFSQCLVRSVLWCASFALLAIPFLGIAAHPLRRAFHEKASDTMVITLKSRHDRGPAPHEQRLITSWMQLSFAMFALVGFLGLMKSYHGLTAGEYQVAAGSSDAACKEIKDKELMGPQRLDAALSLFLLKEISADCLHKEAELSLWGDPVNSQTMAYFAKFLLSEGADRVDYLKKVCEERTSTGCVLAQYLDHPEDVQLTDASEKLWVTQVLEADQRYNQRDFEGSLELIEELQSVTALRQAMDKKYVRSIWALQKSMGHKKGGRVPASVHGGKLWLEDFKEKYGVQ encoded by the coding sequence ATGCTATTTCCAGATCTATCGGCTCCAGAAATCAATAATTCCAAACAGTTCAAGCAGGAGCCTGCGATCGCATTTGTTATGGATCGTTTCCTTGCCTTCGTTCTGGATTTTTTGATCTTTTCACCAGTCATCAGTCTTTTGGTGTCGGGCCTGGTTCGTCAGGCAAAAACTTTCTTTCTGCTGAACTCCCGTTCTGAAGAAGGGATTGTGGCGGCGTTATTGATCATGGCGGTGTCTGCAGTTGCTGTGATTTTGTTGCAGGCAGCTTTTCTATATTTAATTCAAGCGACTCCCGGTCAGTTCTTTTTGCAAATGCGTGTGGTGTCGTATCCACAACAACAAACGCGTCTGACATTTTCTCAGTGCCTGGTGCGCTCGGTACTGTGGTGTGCTTCCTTTGCGCTCCTCGCAATTCCATTTTTAGGAATTGCCGCTCATCCCTTGCGTCGTGCCTTCCATGAAAAGGCTTCTGATACCATGGTGATCACTTTGAAGAGCCGACATGATCGTGGTCCCGCACCGCATGAGCAGCGTTTGATCACCTCGTGGATGCAGTTAAGTTTTGCAATGTTCGCCTTGGTCGGTTTTTTGGGCCTAATGAAGAGTTATCACGGATTGACAGCAGGTGAGTATCAAGTGGCCGCTGGCAGCAGTGATGCCGCTTGCAAAGAAATCAAAGATAAAGAACTCATGGGACCACAACGTCTGGATGCTGCTTTGTCTTTGTTTTTGCTGAAAGAGATTTCTGCAGATTGCTTGCACAAAGAAGCTGAACTTTCATTATGGGGAGATCCGGTAAACTCGCAGACGATGGCCTACTTTGCCAAATTCTTGCTGAGTGAAGGTGCGGACCGTGTGGATTATCTTAAGAAAGTTTGTGAAGAAAGAACCTCCACGGGCTGTGTGTTGGCGCAATATCTGGATCATCCCGAAGACGTGCAACTGACGGATGCTTCTGAAAAACTTTGGGTCACCCAGGTTTTGGAAGCGGATCAGCGTTATAATCAACGCGATTTCGAAGGCAGTCTTGAGTTGATCGAGGAACTGCAATCTGTGACCGCTTTAAGACAGGCCATGGATAAAAAGTATGTCCGTTCGATCTGGGCTTTGCAAAAATCCATGGGGCATAAAAAGGGCGGTCGTGTTCCTGCGAGTGTTCATGGTGGGAAACTTTGGCTTGAGGACTTTAAGGAAAAATACGGTGTTCAATGA
- a CDS encoding S41 family peptidase — protein MLNRIAAVFLTLGFAYAAFQLTMNQSFVNPYPVVCDLVLDKIYLPNKEISQWHRQCMQRSQMVTPYTKKNLILRDINNTLSTLQVSHLEIYDAPEVRGIWKGEVKETGLSGEFVDSELVVFKVFPQSPAERLGFKKGDVIVTINGEQPSSWAMESEAGDYQVHRGNDEFTLKLHPGVVKRDESMQITRVSDKMALLEVPSFRAEFFKDEKIKPIADELKKYRSVVIDLRNNAGGNFVAGLRFLSMFICEPTLVGRLEKPKSNLGKAEMPDILNDEKQLEILEKSREVNLRTFRSANCFAGSLKVLVDGRTSSVAEMVGQALKEYKGAPLRGAPSRGQLLVGVWYPMDELAPGVQISIPEALYISGKGHRIEGHGVQLDKVLYYNLPQMQAGIDSWVKSYQD, from the coding sequence ATGTTAAATAGAATCGCCGCCGTATTTTTAACTCTGGGGTTTGCTTACGCAGCTTTCCAGCTGACGATGAATCAATCGTTTGTGAATCCGTACCCCGTGGTGTGCGACTTGGTTCTGGATAAAATCTATCTCCCGAACAAGGAGATTTCCCAGTGGCATCGACAATGTATGCAACGCAGTCAGATGGTCACTCCCTATACCAAAAAGAATCTTATTCTTCGAGATATCAATAATACCCTCAGCACCCTGCAGGTCTCTCACTTGGAAATCTATGATGCCCCGGAAGTTCGCGGTATCTGGAAAGGTGAAGTGAAGGAGACGGGGCTTAGTGGAGAGTTCGTGGATAGCGAACTTGTCGTGTTTAAAGTTTTCCCCCAATCACCGGCCGAGCGATTGGGTTTTAAAAAAGGTGACGTTATCGTCACGATCAATGGTGAACAACCAAGTTCTTGGGCGATGGAATCCGAAGCGGGCGACTATCAGGTTCACCGTGGGAATGATGAATTCACATTGAAACTTCATCCCGGCGTCGTGAAGCGTGACGAAAGCATGCAGATCACCAGGGTTTCAGACAAAATGGCTCTTTTAGAAGTTCCTTCATTCCGTGCCGAGTTTTTTAAAGACGAAAAAATAAAACCGATCGCAGATGAACTTAAAAAGTATCGCTCGGTGGTTATAGACTTAAGAAACAATGCCGGCGGCAATTTCGTAGCGGGCTTAAGATTCTTGTCGATGTTTATCTGTGAACCCACTCTGGTGGGGAGGCTGGAAAAACCGAAGTCGAATTTAGGCAAAGCGGAAATGCCGGATATTTTAAATGACGAAAAACAACTTGAGATTTTAGAGAAAAGCCGAGAAGTAAACTTAAGGACATTCCGCTCGGCAAATTGTTTTGCGGGCAGTTTGAAAGTCTTGGTGGACGGCAGAACTTCATCGGTAGCGGAGATGGTGGGCCAAGCACTTAAAGAGTATAAAGGGGCACCACTTCGCGGGGCTCCTTCGCGCGGGCAACTTTTAGTGGGCGTGTGGTATCCGATGGATGAGCTGGCGCCGGGAGTACAAATTTCTATTCCGGAAGCACTGTACATCAGTGGCAAAGGTCATCGTATCGAAGGCCACGGGGTGCAGTTAGATAAAGTACTCTACTATAATCTGCCGCAAATGCAGGCTGGCATTGATTCCTGGGTAAAATCTTACCAGGACTAG
- a CDS encoding AMP nucleosidase has translation MKTKKEIVDNWLPRYTGVPLNEFGHYILLTNFGNYVKMFAEKFNVPVQGLDRPMQSATAENITILNFGMGSALAATCMDLLSAINPKAVLFLGKCGGLKKKNQLGDFILPIAAIRGEGTSNEYLPAEIPALPSFRMQRAVSSMIAKHNCDYWTGTVYTTNRRVWEHDEQFKEYLTKTRAMAVDMETATIFVTGFVNEIPRGALLLVSDNPMIPDGVKTEESDKKVTTNFVDKHLNIGIDALRELRDSGESVKHLRFD, from the coding sequence ATGAAAACAAAAAAGGAAATCGTAGATAACTGGCTGCCTCGCTACACAGGTGTCCCTTTGAATGAGTTCGGCCACTATATTTTGCTTACGAACTTTGGCAATTACGTAAAAATGTTTGCAGAAAAATTTAATGTTCCGGTTCAAGGATTGGACCGTCCCATGCAAAGTGCAACGGCGGAAAACATCACGATCCTTAATTTCGGCATGGGATCGGCGCTGGCTGCGACGTGTATGGATCTTCTCTCTGCCATCAACCCTAAGGCCGTTTTGTTCCTTGGGAAATGCGGTGGTCTTAAAAAGAAAAATCAATTAGGTGACTTTATTTTGCCCATCGCTGCGATCCGCGGCGAGGGAACAAGTAATGAATACCTGCCAGCTGAAATTCCGGCTCTGCCATCTTTCCGTATGCAGCGTGCAGTTTCTTCGATGATCGCGAAACATAACTGCGATTATTGGACAGGCACAGTTTACACGACGAACCGTCGCGTTTGGGAACATGATGAGCAGTTCAAAGAATACCTAACTAAAACCCGCGCGATGGCCGTGGATATGGAAACGGCGACGATCTTCGTAACTGGTTTCGTAAATGAAATTCCGCGTGGAGCATTGTTGTTGGTGTCTGATAACCCCATGATTCCTGACGGTGTAAAAACCGAGGAAAGCGACAAGAAAGTAACGACGAATTTCGTCGACAAACATTTGAACATCGGGATCGACGCTCTTCGTGAACTACGAGATTCGGGTGAATCCGTTAAGCACTTGCGTTTCGATTAG
- a CDS encoding endonuclease I family protein, translated as MKLTQLIKSVIVFSTLFFVGAAYAAQTSQAIPYYGVEFYQDLASGKTDADLIYRIKSVLRSYHIPQDGDYDMIVSDCQAAKGCYAHTKIGYNGARVWLMGKFYLAYDQNSHTYSVKDFYCDNYKTRADFRSRGAPAPGSIPDNTVVNVEHTWPQSLFSRRFDKDTQKSDLHHLFPTDSQLNSIRGNQWFGEVKSDTQTLKCKASRFGIGDGDRDEIFEPPQSHKGHVARALFYFSLRYDLPIPPDEEAILRKWNRENPPDDEELDRNNKIFEAQYNRNPFVDYPTLVDSIHDF; from the coding sequence ATGAAGCTAACCCAGCTCATTAAGTCAGTGATTGTGTTTTCCACATTGTTTTTCGTTGGCGCTGCTTATGCGGCTCAAACGTCCCAAGCGATTCCATATTATGGAGTTGAGTTCTATCAAGACCTGGCATCTGGTAAAACCGATGCAGATCTCATCTACAGAATTAAATCAGTCCTGCGCAGCTATCACATCCCTCAAGATGGTGACTACGATATGATCGTTTCTGATTGCCAAGCGGCTAAGGGCTGCTACGCGCACACGAAAATCGGGTATAACGGCGCACGCGTTTGGTTGATGGGCAAATTCTATTTGGCTTACGATCAAAACTCTCACACTTATTCAGTTAAAGACTTTTACTGCGATAACTATAAAACTCGCGCAGATTTCCGCAGCAGAGGTGCGCCGGCTCCAGGTTCCATCCCTGACAACACTGTGGTGAACGTAGAGCACACATGGCCTCAAAGCTTGTTCAGCCGACGTTTCGATAAAGACACGCAAAAATCTGACCTTCACCATTTGTTCCCGACGGATTCTCAATTGAACTCGATCCGTGGCAACCAATGGTTTGGTGAAGTGAAATCCGACACGCAGACCTTGAAATGTAAAGCATCCCGCTTTGGTATCGGTGATGGCGACCGTGACGAGATTTTCGAACCACCTCAAAGTCACAAAGGTCACGTGGCACGCGCCCTGTTTTATTTCTCTCTTCGCTACGATCTGCCGATTCCACCAGATGAAGAAGCCATTCTTCGCAAATGGAACCGCGAAAATCCGCCAGACGATGAAGAGCTAGATCGCAATAACAAGATCTTCGAAGCTCAGTACAACAGAAACCCGTTCGTAGACTATCCAACTCTAGTGGACTCAATTCACGACTTCTAG
- a CDS encoding pirin family protein yields MSVTENSILMEIPPRLLSLGGGSEVHRMIPYAKKRMVGPFIFFDYFPATEFAPQQGIHVRPHPHIGLSTLSYLLEGQVLHHDSLGNKQLLNPGDVNWMTAGEGISHSETTPAHLKDIPHRLHLLQFWVALPLAEEDRKPSFNHHPKATIPRFKVKDADVVMIAGAALDHASPVEVFSDLFFMDVHLKKDKEFYFDPKGDELAFYIIKGSLKVGEKVIPPDDFVVLNRGSALHVFAAEDCQFIVLGGTPFPEPRHIYWNFVSSSKEKIEVAKAKWASLEFPQVPGEPDIIPLPET; encoded by the coding sequence ATGAGCGTCACTGAAAACAGCATTCTAATGGAGATTCCTCCGCGTCTACTTTCATTGGGTGGCGGCTCTGAAGTGCATCGTATGATTCCCTACGCTAAGAAGCGCATGGTCGGACCATTTATTTTTTTCGATTATTTTCCCGCAACAGAATTCGCTCCACAGCAGGGAATTCACGTGCGTCCTCATCCCCACATTGGGCTTTCAACATTAAGTTATCTTTTAGAGGGACAAGTTCTGCACCACGATAGCCTCGGGAACAAACAATTACTGAATCCCGGGGATGTGAATTGGATGACGGCGGGCGAGGGAATCTCCCATTCCGAAACCACGCCAGCACACCTGAAAGACATTCCTCATCGTTTGCACTTGCTGCAATTTTGGGTGGCCCTACCGCTGGCTGAAGAAGATCGTAAGCCAAGCTTCAACCATCATCCGAAAGCCACCATCCCCCGCTTTAAAGTGAAAGACGCCGATGTGGTGATGATTGCTGGGGCGGCTTTGGATCACGCATCCCCTGTCGAAGTTTTTTCTGACCTGTTTTTCATGGATGTTCACTTGAAAAAGGACAAAGAATTTTACTTTGATCCCAAGGGGGACGAGCTGGCGTTTTATATTATAAAAGGCAGTCTTAAAGTGGGCGAAAAGGTCATTCCGCCTGATGATTTTGTGGTCTTAAACCGAGGCTCGGCCTTACATGTGTTTGCTGCCGAAGACTGTCAGTTTATTGTTTTGGGAGGCACTCCCTTTCCAGAGCCTCGCCATATTTATTGGAATTTTGTTTCCTCTTCAAAGGAAAAGATTGAAGTCGCCAAAGCGAAATGGGCAAGTTTAGAGTTTCCCCAAGTCCCAGGCGAGCCCGATATCATTCCTTTGCCGGAAACATAG
- a CDS encoding helix-turn-helix domain-containing protein, which translates to MSRTVMIVVSDNQETVENAKKYWEQHDVTVQAYSSAQWREGLDNAFFRQQLSAGVPALISGNSPVTTDNSGHGNLIQFPTPTAASTNVQKMEEMEAHAIENAIAQYKGNLTEAAKALGIGRATLYRKVKQYHIDPSAARKKKTVVAA; encoded by the coding sequence ATGTCACGCACAGTAATGATCGTGGTGAGCGATAACCAGGAAACCGTAGAAAACGCAAAGAAGTACTGGGAGCAGCACGATGTGACAGTTCAGGCTTATTCTTCAGCTCAATGGAGAGAAGGTCTTGATAATGCATTTTTCAGACAACAGCTTTCAGCTGGTGTTCCGGCTTTGATCTCTGGCAACAGCCCAGTGACGACTGATAACTCAGGTCACGGTAACTTGATCCAGTTCCCAACGCCGACTGCAGCATCTACTAACGTTCAAAAAATGGAAGAGATGGAAGCACACGCAATTGAGAACGCTATCGCTCAATACAAAGGCAACCTGACTGAAGCTGCTAAAGCTTTGGGTATCGGTCGCGCGACTTTGTACCGCAAAGTTAAGCAATATCATATTGATCCTTCTGCAGCTCGCAAGAAGAAAACTGTGGTTGCCGCTTAA